From a region of the Zingiber officinale cultivar Zhangliang chromosome 10B, Zo_v1.1, whole genome shotgun sequence genome:
- the LOC122028973 gene encoding SPX domain-containing protein 1-like, producing the protein MANARLLTDEATEEKGDRESFVGAMGDLVGKLRGWTCRLVKILKKYDKRTGALIRQPFIEKVLQQPFFTTDLLCKLVKECVAMLDHLFPSNNLSILAECDGQNEVPKSAQSGGRVPELEEIKYMQSLYMKSTVAALRSLKQIRSKSSTVKTD; encoded by the exons ATGGCG AATGCGAGATTACTTACAGATGAAGCTACCGAGGAGAAAGGAGATCGT GAATCATTTGTTGGTGCTATG GGTGAtcttgtcgggaagctgagagGATGGACCTGTCGGCTAGTGAAAATACTGAAGAAGTATGACAAGAGAACAGGAGCACTTATCAGGCAACCCTTCATCGAAAAGGTGTTGCAGCAGCCATTCTTTACAACTGATCTCCTATGCAAACTCGTGAAGGAGTGTGTGGCTATGCTCGACCACCTCTTCCCCAGCAACAACCTGTCAATTTTAGCAGAATGCGACGGACAAAATGAAGTGCCAAAGTCGGCACAATCAGGTGGGAGGGTTccggagttggaggagattaaaTATATGCAGAGCTTATACATGAAGAGCACTGTAGCAGCGTTGCGGTCCTTGAAACAGATTAGGAGCAAAAGTTCAACAGTCAAAACAGATTAG